The genomic segment CACTTCCAATGTGAGCAGCAACACCGGGATGTCCAACCACACAATGGGTTGGAGTTCAGATCGTCTTCTGGTCCCTCAGGAGTCCACCAGAATCTCTATGAGGTTGTCCAGCTCAGTGGCATCAGGAAAGCTGCACAGCTGCAGGGCACTTGTTGGAGGGTAGGACACCAGCTGCTTCAGTCCCTCGTTGCAGTCACTGTGGAAAGCTGCCTGAATGGATGAGATGTCCGTGGAGTCGTACATCGACGTGTCAATGTCCTCGAAAATGTCATCCAGGGCCAGGTCGGACAGGTACCGTTGGGAGTTGTCAGACTCTGAGGACTCTGTGTCTTCTGAGGAGCAGGAAGACGGGGGCAAAGTGAAGGACAAGGGGATGAGCGACACGGTCAGCTCACCCTCCTGTGAACACCTGAGACAGGCGTCTGGGTCCTGGACGGCATTTGACACTCTGGCGATCTGAAGGGCTTGTTGGAGGTCGGCCTCTTCCTGCCGCATCTCCTCCTGGATCTGCCTCATTGTGTTGGCCAGGAGGACGGAGCGGCGGAGGCTGGGCTCGGTCCGTATCTGGCAACCCTGGCCGCTCTGCAGCTTGGCCAGACCCAGGCTGAGCACCAGTTGCCGCTGCTGCAGGTAGGCCAGGTATGACGCGCCCGCGGCACCTTCAGCGTCCGCGCCGCCGATGCCCAGCGCTCCCTCCAGGTACGCCCACTTTCGCTTCACTCCGCGACCCAACATGGATCTGAAACGGAGGACAtcaactaactaactaaccatttacatttatatttgacatttattagacacccttatccagagcgtcttacaatcagtagttacagggacagtccccccctggagacactcagggttaagtgtcttgctcagggacacaatggtagtgagtgggatttgaacctgggtcttctggttcacaggcgagtgtgttacccactaggctactaccgcccaggCTACTAACCAACTCGCATTTCCTCAAAACCTTGACTTGGTCACATGTTTGTCCCACTCAGTGACTTAATAGCCTGGTACATCAACCGAAGCAAAATAAACACTAGAACGAAGAGGCGGGATAGGTGTTGGAGCTGGTGTGGCTGTTACGTAAAACAGTCCAGCTTGTCTGAGGGAGAAGCAGCTGCCGCCAACTCATGTACGTCTGTGAACTTATACACGCGCGTTGGgttttttcatttctgcagcAGATAAATTGATTTTCAAAAATGCGAAATAAAACAGGCGCTTTTCTGCTCGTGCTTGAGACTGTATGCAACGTTTCAGAGTAAACCCCCAAACCCTTAGCCTATTACCTACGGCTTTCAGAAGTGTGAAAGTGCCTGATGTACTTGGATTTACACATGTAGTTTGACCCCTACTTTGTGAAAGTagagatttctaggtttttgtttaatgttaacTTTAGTGGACAGAGTTCATGCCGGTGACGGGGGGCCTGCACATTAACTAATGTGCTAGTTAACCGGTCATCCAGTCTTATTTACCAtcatatacagtcatggccaaaagttttgagaatgacacgaATGctgattttcacaaagtttgctccttcagtgtttttagatcttttatTGTCTACCAACTGATCTTTTGTCAGCCGGTAGATGGGAggaagttgtagaaagtcaaccatcactgcagtcGGGGCTTCatggcagagtggccagacgAAAGCCTGCatagtttgctaaaaaaaacctCAAGGACACCATGGGTGAGAAATAAAATTCTCTGATccgatgagaccaagatagaactttttgacCTTAATCAagtgtccaatacagtcccaacagtaaagcatggtggtggcagcatcatgctgtgggggtgttttgcagctgcagggacaggacgactggttgcaatcgagggaaatgaaagcggccaagtacagggatatacTGGACGAAAACCTTCttcagagtgctcaggacctctgacaagacaatgacccaaggAACATAGCTAAAATaatggagtggcttcacaaaaaCTGtgcttgaatggcccagccagactCCTgtcttaaacccaattgagcatctctggagagacctaaaaaatGCAGGTgagaaaaacttgttgcatctttgcCAAATAGACTCATCCGGGCCCAATGCATCAGATTAGGTCAAAAAGggcgcttctactaaatactgagcaaatggtctgaatacttaggacaaTGTGAttcttcagttttattaataaatctgcaaaaatgtccacAATTCTCAGTTTTTCTggcaatatggggtgctgtgtgtacattaatgacggaaaaaaataattacataaagtaacataatgaaaaatttaagggtCTTAATACTTTCCGTACCTACTGTATGCAAAttgctataataaaaaaacggcAGCAGACGAGCAAAACCAACATTTGTTCTCAAAACTCTTGACCACGACTGTACATGCAGGAGTGTTAGTAGCTCGTCTACGAGCCAGAGGaccacaggttcgaaccccactcacaagaaaaaaaaatgtgtaagtgttaaaaaATGATCTAAGTGTTAAAGCAGCAGCTGCGCCTACCTTCCGCGTCCAGGACCGGCCGGAGTTTGAAAGCGCTCCCCTCCCCGCGGAGATGCATGCTTGTCGACGTCGCTGAAGACGCGCTCCTTCTCCAAACGACACACGGGCGCGGACCGACGTAGCGCGTCAAAGCCGTGATTTGTTTTGGTCGTGTGGAGGGCGGGGCGAGGGGCGGTCCCGAAGCAGCGGAAGGGCGGGCCTTCTGTCACGTGACCCGAGGATCCGGCGCCCATTGGCCCGCCCTGTGCCCGGCGCGACCGCCCCCCAGCCAGAGGAGGCGTGGGGGCAGAGCCGCGTCGCCGAGATCACGGGGCGCTGAATGTGTGAACACGAGGGCTTCGCCGAGTGGAAGGCTGGGAGAAAACGGCGAGAGCTTCTTAAGGTTCAAAACACACTTTACggggaaaaaatgctttttcCAATAGGAGACGACCCCGCCTGGAGTGCTCTACACAGCTCCCAGTTCCCCGGCTCCAGAGTTTAATGTCGGATGCAGTGTGTTGTTGGGTTGATGCCACCTGACCCCCGTGCCTGAAGAAATTCGTAGATTTACGTGCCTTGCCAGAGAGTTCGACGTCGGCGTATGCGACCTGACCGTCACGTGTCATGGCGGaagagattttattattttttttgccgaTGTCGAAAATACAACCAGTAGTTAGTAAAACCAGTGTGTTTTACTCCATAGCAAGACACCGAAGGATATAACTAGATGGTACGGACATCTTGCAGCAGTTAGTAGATGGTCGCAGATTCTGTAGCGTTAGTGAAGACGCGAATTTAAATGCTCCTTAACCTTTTTTTCCAGTTGAAATGTGTAAGTTAACTACAGATTCGTAGTATAAGTACATAATTAGAGGTTCTCAGTGGCTCCTTTCAGCCACTTCGCCTGCTTTTTTCTGCCCAGTTACAATGAGGCTGTGCACCGGgattcttctttttcttattcttcCTTTGCTTAACATTGCTTTTGTTGTTAGTATGAAGCCTTTTCTGCACGTATGTGCAGTAGGAAATAGGTTTACTGCTACTTGGTAAATTACATTAGTTGACCTGGTGGTGGCGCTACAGCAACATCTTTTACCTGTGGGCTACACACAAAACCTATTCCCTCCTCCTGATGTCCTTGCTGGCAGCCAGTAAGAATGGACTGAACTGCAAAATCGGAATAACCAAAGCCACTCTTCATacacatcaccatttctagccactgccgGACCGTAGACAgcctaggggaactcgtattgatGTTAAATCACCTCACAGAGTGAAGTTTTCACGTCATGGGACCTTTAGGAGAGAGAATTTCACATTTAAGCAATGGATGGAAAGCCCTGACAAAGGTCACCGAGCTGATGAGAGAAGGGTCTTGAAAAACACACGATGAGAAAGACTGGAAATTTCACACATGAACACAGCACAACAGTTACCAAACCCGTCCCCTCCACGTTTTGGATTTCACCAActtcaaaatatttcattatatctAAAACTATTTTTCATCTATGTTACTAATCAGATGTGATATAGAGAATTCTATATATATGTAGAGATATAGAGAATAGTCagaattataaattataaattagtgGCATACTTATCACCAAAAATATAGTGTAGTTCATGACTTAAGCAAGAGGACATTGCTATTTCTTGGCCTGGAAAAGTTACCTGAACGTGTTTGGCACCCGAACATTTGTGTGATATAAAATGCTGAAGTGAGATATTGATGGTTACAGTCAGGCTGGTGCGAAGGTTTCAGCAGACAAAGTGCTGCATCCTgttttgtctcctttttt from the Denticeps clupeoides unplaced genomic scaffold, fDenClu1.1, whole genome shotgun sequence genome contains:
- the LOC114774579 gene encoding cell division cycle-associated protein 4-like yields the protein MGAGSSGHVTEGPPFRCFGTAPRPALHTTKTNHGFDALRRSAPVCRLEKERVFSDVDKHASPRGGERFQTPAGPGRGRSMLGRGVKRKWAYLEGALGIGGADAEGAAGASYLAYLQQRQLVLSLGLAKLQSGQGCQIRTEPSLRRSVLLANTMRQIQEEMRQEEADLQQALQIARVSNAVQDPDACLRCSQEGELTVSLIPLSFTLPPSSCSSEDTESSESDNSQRYLSDLALDDIFEDIDTSMYDSTDISSIQAAFHSDCNEGLKQLVSYPPTSALQLCSFPDATELDNLIEILVDS